The Prodigiosinella aquatilis region GGTAGCGGGGTTAGTCTGCTCACATCGCCGGATTTTTTTAATCTGCTGACAATGACTACCGTGAGTTCGCTGGATGGGATACTGGTTGGCATGGTGATTTATGGGTTATGGGGCCGGCCCCGCCCCGCCGTACATCAGTAGATGACTTTATGGCCGTAACTGGCGAGGATGGCCTTTACCCGATCCATAGTATCGGTTTTGGGTGGATTTACCCCGTCAAGTTTGTATTCTTCGCCCATTGCCACCCATTTGTGTTTTCCCAATTCGTGGTAGGGCAGCAGCTCAATTTTTTCAATGTTGGACATATCTTTGGTAAATTCCCCCAGCATATGGACTGACCTGTCATCATCAGTCCAACCGGGAACGACGACGGAACGGATCCAGGTCCGCTGGTTGCGCTTGGCCAGATAGCGGGCGAAGTCCAGTGTACGGTGATTGGACACGCCAACCAGATTCTGATGAACACTGTCATCCATCTGTTTCAGATCCAGCATGACCAAATCGGTAACATCCAGCAATTCGTCAATCACCGGGTCGTAACGGCGGACATAACCATTGGTATCCAGACAGGTAGTAATACCTTGTTCTCTACAGGCGCGGAACCAGTCACGCACAAATTCGGCCTGTAAAATGGCTTCACCGCCAGAAGCGGTAACGCCGCCACCGGATGCATTCATGAAATGCCGGTAGGTCACGACTTCTTTCATCAACTCGTCAACGGTAATTTCCTTGCCACCGTGAGTATCCCAGGTATCGCGGTTATGGCAATACAGGCAACGCATCAGACAACCCTGGAAAAAGACAATGAAACGAATTCCCGGGCCATCAACGGTGCCGCAGGATTCATAAGAGTGGATGCGACCTTTCACCACGGGGGTGGCATTGGTTGCTTCAGGAGACTCAAGGGTAACGCTCTGGGTTAACTCATTCATAGATAATCAGTGACACCAACAGGTTCAGCATTGTGGACAGTATAGTGGCATTCCTCTCATTGAGCTAAGGAGCGTGGCATCAGCCAGCGTTCCGAAGCAAAAGACATACTAGAGCAGGAACGATTGAATTACGGAATGCACCGGAGATTCACAACGTCTGAATTTTACCTCTATTCGGCATAAAATGCGTGGCAAATCTGCATTGAAATGGTGAAAACAGGTATTTTCAGGGTATCTTTGCCTCTGACCGTGTTTCTCTGACCGTGCATGAAAAAAAAGGCTCCACCAAAGTGGAGCCTGAGTATTTACACCGTATCAGTCAGCCAATTACATAGACTTAGTGAAGGTACGGGTAATAACGTCTTGCTGTTGTTCTTTGGTCAGTGAGTTAAACCGCACGGCATAACCTGATACGCGAATAGTCAACTGCGGATATTTTTCCGGGTTTTCCATCGCATCAAGCAGCATTTCACGGTTCATCACGTTCACGTTCAGGTGCTGACCGCCTTCAATGCTGGTTTCATGATGGAAGTAACCATCCATCAAACCTGCCAGGTTGGATTTACGCACATCATCATCTTTACCCAACGCATTCGGAACGATAGAGAAGGTGTAAGAAATACCATCTTTAGCATAGGCGAACGGCAGTTTGGCAACAGAGGTCAGCGAAGCAACAGCACCTTTCTGGTCACGGCCGTGCATCGGGTTGGCACCGGGTCCGAACGGAGCGCCAGCGCGACGACCATCTGGAGTGTTACCGGTTTTCTTACCGTAAACTACGTTAGACGTAATGGTCAGTATGGACTGGGTCGGTACCGCGCCACGGTAGGTAGTCAGTTTCTGAATTTTCTTCATGAAACGTTCAACCAGGTCACAGGCCAGGTCATCAACGCGTGAGTCGTTGTTACCGAACTGCGGGTATTCACCTTCGATGTCAAAGTCGATAGCCAGGCCGTCTTCGTCACGGATCGGTTTGACTTTGGCATACTTGATGGCAGACAAGGAGTCAGCTGCTACAGACAGACCAGCGATACCACAAGCCATGGTGCGATAGACGTCACGGTCATGCAGTGCCATCAAAGCGGCTTCGTAGCTGTACTTGTCATGCATGTAATGAATGATGTTCAACGCAGTGACATACTGTTTAGCCAGCCAGTCCATGAAGTGATCCATACGTTCCAACACTTCATCAAAGTCCAGCACATCACTCATGATAGGCGCAGATTTAGGACCAACCTGCATTTTCATTTTTTCGTCCACACCGCCGTTAATAGCGTACAGCATGGTTTTTGCCAGGTTTGCACGGGCACCGAAGAACTGCATTTGTTTACCAACCACCATCGGGCTGACACAACAGGCAATAGCGTAGTCATCGCTGTTGAAGTCAGGACGCATCAGATCA contains the following coding sequences:
- the pflA gene encoding pyruvate formate lyase 1-activating protein yields the protein MKGRIHSYESCGTVDGPGIRFIVFFQGCLMRCLYCHNRDTWDTHGGKEITVDELMKEVVTYRHFMNASGGGVTASGGEAILQAEFVRDWFRACREQGITTCLDTNGYVRRYDPVIDELLDVTDLVMLDLKQMDDSVHQNLVGVSNHRTLDFARYLAKRNQRTWIRSVVVPGWTDDDRSVHMLGEFTKDMSNIEKIELLPYHELGKHKWVAMGEEYKLDGVNPPKTDTMDRVKAILASYGHKVIY